One Triticum dicoccoides isolate Atlit2015 ecotype Zavitan chromosome 3B, WEW_v2.0, whole genome shotgun sequence genomic window, ACTAATTCCCTTATCCAATCCGCCGTGTTTTGCTAGATAAGGTCACTTAGAAATTGCGGTGCATCTTGGATGAGACGAGTGATTGGCCTTATATTATAACCCCTTGGAATCCAGTTGTTCCTTCATATGTCCGTTGTTTGACCATTACAAAACCACCAAAACAGAAAATGAAAATAAAGAACCGCATAACCGCTAATTTTTCTAGAACAAGGGCACATGTTTTTTTTTTTGGAGAAATAAGCGCACACACTAATGAAGAGACCAGCGCATCGGTGCCCAAGCTCATCTGCTCCCTGTcagaaaaaattcaaaacaaatactagaaactttttttaaaaaaattgcctagtagatttgatgcgtgaggtccgctccaaatttaatttcatttggacatctgagaagctctcggcaaaaaagacaaatcgggtcagaaCAGAACAATAAACTTTTTTACAGACTCGGATTTCGTatttttttgccgagagctactcaaatgagttgaaatttggagCGGATCTTACGGATTGAATTATCTACgacataattttttttgaaattttttagtatttattttgatttttttcgtcGACGCAGGTCACCTGAGCCCGGGAGCAGAAACGCCGCGTCCCAGTGCATGAGACCCGATATCTGCTACTGGGCTATAAGCCACATTCTTTTTCCTCCCTTAGTAAAAGAAGAGAAAATATACCCCCCAAAAAGGAGAAAATATATAAGTATATCTTCCTCCCCTTCCGCGGCCGGCGGATGGCCGCCTCGCCGCGTGCCCCGCGGCCTTCTACCGTATTCCCTGGATCCGGTGCCTCCTCCGGATCGTTCTCTACCGCCTCCGCCCATGCGCCCACGAATTTATCTTCCAGATACAAATCAGAATTAGTCCTGTGCACCAGTGCCATCTCTGGTTCTGCTATGCTTAGGCTAGGCCGCTAGGTATCCCTAGTTGGGAGGCCTTTGGCTTGATGAGGAGATGGCAGGAGCTATGCGGAAGGGCTTCGGATTTTTGAGGGAAAAGGAGGTGAGTAAGTCGAGACACAAAATCTGCGCCGGTTCCGTTCAATTTGACCTCAACCTTCATTTCGTGATACCAATTATGTTTGGCAAATTAGTATAATATTCTAGAAATGTTCCTCTGTTTTATGTTTTATTTGGCTATGTTTCTCTTCTTTGTTTGTGTGTTTTACTTTTCGTGGGCAAGATAAAGGTTCAGACTGGTAGGGTGATATGGTCCAATATGAGAGTTGATTAAGTAACTAAATCAATGAAGCCGGTGTTTACCGGATCTTTAAAGAAAACAAGAGATGATTAAGTATATATGTGCCATGGCTTCCAAGCGTCACCCTGATAATGACAAGATCATACATCGTACATCGTACCATTTGTAATTTCTTACTCTTATTATGAGCAGCCCTCCATAATAAACTAGCATGTAGCTTGTCCTTAATCTAAACTGACATTAGGAAAGTGTGCCATTTGTAAACCACCACTGTAGTGGAGGGACGGCCGACCGGCTGTCTCATCTGGAGGATTAATATCCCTGAGTCCCTGTAGCCATGAACCACCACCCATCCAAACTCTGAAGCCACCATGAAGCATCTCCATCCTGTAGGCCTCCTGCTCTCTTGCTCCTGTCTCCTACTATGCGCAGTCGCGCCGGTGAGAGCGGACACCCGGCGTGAAGTTGAAGCACTTGTGAGGTGGAAGGCTAGCTTGTCCGGTGCCGATGAGTCCCTTGGGCCATGGTCCATGGCCAACTCCACCAGCCTTTGCAGGTCGACGCACATCACCTGCGACCCGGCCGGGCACATCATAGAGCTCGACCTTGCCTACACAATTCTGAACGGCACACTTGACAAGTTAGACTTCTCAGCCTTTCCCCACTTAAGGAGTCTCACCCTGATCCAGAATGGTCTATTCGGTACGATTCCAGCAGGGATTGGCAACCTGACGAGCTTGTTCACGCTGACGATCATGGAGAACCCGTACTTAAGGGGGCGCATTCCATGCAGCATTGGACAGCTGAAGCAACTTTCTTATCTGCAACTGGAAGCTTTGGGGCTCGATAGCACACTACCTGAAGAGATTGGTAACTTGACAAGCTTGATGGTGCTCAGTATAAATTTGGTTACTTTGGCAGGATCGATACCACCAACAATTGGGATGCTCATGAAGCTCCAGATGCTGAGCCTGACAGGCAATAATTTGACAGGGAGCATCCCAATGGAGATAGGAAACATGACTGGACTGCAGAACATATACCTTCATGAGAACTATTTGGGAGGGCAGCTACCAGGTACCATCTCTCATCTGGTCAAACTCCACTATTTGGATCTGTCAGAAAATCAGCTGGTAGGTCACATCTTCCCCGGGCTTGGAAATAGCAGCCTCCTTGAGGTAGTCCACATTGCAAACAACAACTTCTCTGGGGCGTTCCCATCATCCATTTGCGTAAAAGGAGCACTGTGGGCTGTCAATGCTGAATATAATGGATTTACCGGTATTCACCCCCAGGCCTTTCAAAACTGCACAACCCTGGGAAATGTTGACTTCACAGCAAACAACATTTTTGCAGAGCTAAGTGACTGTTTTAGTGAGCATCCAGGACGCCTGTACTCCATGGCTTTCAGTCAAAACCAGCTGCATGGCACGCTTCTGACAGATCAGGGTGAGGATTTCCTTTGTAACCGTACTAATTTATACTTCCTAGACCTATCGAACAATGCCTTACATGGAGGTCTTTCCAAGTGTTTCTGGGACTTGCCAAGTGGGCGATACCTGGATCTGTCCAGCAACTCTTTCAGTGGTGTAGTTCCATTCTCGAGGACATGTCAAGATTATCTTAAATATCTACTCCTAGCCAATAACAATTTTACAGGAGCTTTTCCTCTAGGTCTTAAGACATGCAAAAAGCTTTCTGTTCTAGATCTTGGAGGCAATAATTTTTCTGGTACAATACCTTCTTGGGTAAGCATGAGTTTGCCTGAACTCAACTTTCTTCGACTGTCATCAAACATGTTTGACGGCATCATACCCCACGAGATCTTACAATTTCGTCAGCTACAAGTATTGGACTTGTCCAAAAACATGCTCACCGGACCCATTCCAGACGATTTTAGGAATTTTACTGGCATGGCACAAGAACAGAACTACAGTGACTTCACATACAATGAGAAATATTCTTATCAAGTGGAAATTCAAATAGTTTGGAAGAATGTAGATCATCTTTACACTATGGTGATAGCAGGCATGGCCGGTATCGACTTGTCTGGAAACTCTTTGTCACAAGAGATCCCAAATGGGCTCACAACCCTTCTTGGACTTAGGTACCTGAACTTATCAGGAAATCATCTGTCAGGCTATATTCCTGGAGAAATTGGCAATCTGGTACTGCTGGAATCCTTGGACCTTTCTCGGAACCAACTCCGGGGGCAAATTCCTCCAAGCTTTGCGGATTTGAAGAGTATAAGCACTCTGAACCTCTCAACCAACTGTTTATCAGGGAGAATACCTATGGGTGATCAGCTGCGGACACTCGATGACCCGTCAATATACAGCAATAATCTTGGTTTATGCGGGTCTCCGTTGGAAGATTGCGTAAGCTCGTCAACACCGACGCAAGCTGAAACGAGTCTGGATGAAGATAGAGAGACACTGTGGTTTTACTGCTttgtggctgctgggtttatctctGGGTTCTggctatacttgggcttcttgtttcgCAGCGAGACATGGAGGTATTCATTCTATCAGTATGTGGACAACATGCAAGCGAAGGTGACCAAGAAGATACGAAGCTGCATTTCGTGCTTCCAGGTCAAAGGGCCTGAATGATGAAGTTGAAGTGCGTCGCTTGTTGTTGAAGTAATGGTGTATGGCGTACTACATCGAGCATCTGTGTAATATTTCCCTTCCTTTGTTAGTTGGACGGTTGGTtataaaagtactccctccgtcccataatataagagcgtttttgacacttgcCAGTAATTTGATGTTATTCAAGTTTTGTGGCGCTGAAACCTACTGGTTTCAGATTTGATTGTTTGGTAGCCAAGGCTATTTGGAGTGAAGTGAATGAGTTCTCTGAAATCAGTTAGTCATAATTTTGATTCTGTAGCTTGTTTTTTTTTTGTTAGTAACACTAAGCATGCTGTTTTGAGCACTTCTTGTGCAGCCATTTGGTGGTGTTTCTGGAAATATATGAATACTATCATTTTTAGCTCTCAACACACGGATCCTTATGAATTTGGTTAAGAAAAACTGAGGCGTAATATGTCAAATTTGCTGGCTGCTCATCAATCTGATCAACCAAAGAGGTGTGTTGGAGAAGCTCTGGTGGAGATAGCGTCTGAAAGGACTGTGATTGCAGATTTGCAGTGCCCCTGTTGCCTCTGGCGAGTTGCCGTGGCGTGAGAGAAGATAAGCAGAAGAAGAAACACAAGAAATTTGGATCtcctgtactccctccgtccggaaatacttgtcatcaaaatgaataaaaggggatgtatctagatgtattttagttttagatacatccttttttgtccattttgatgacaagtattttcggatggagggagtaatagAGACTTGGATATTAATGGTCGTTGCGGCCAAAGTCGCTTCTGCCatgggtacataaataacatagtcTGTAgatcatttaagtgatttcctaaaaGAATATGTAAGttttactctctctgttcctaaatataagtctttttagagatttcaatacgaacGACATACGGATGTGTATAACTTATTTTAGattttagattcattcattttttttCCGTGTGTAGTACATAAGGGAAGTGGGTCTCATTTTATTAAGTGGACCAAAGCCATTCGCATCATTTGTTCTGCAAATACAAAGAGAAAAAATTGTAACACTATCCACACATTACATAACTGAAACAAGAAGAAAAAGACAGAGGCGGGCTCCCTTTTCATCTTGATCAGTGGAAATCCAAAGACTCAGCTCGCGAAGAGATTCATGGCTGTTCTTCTGAAGAAATTCATGGCCTGTCATAGACATAATCCTTCACATAGCGGCTTGTTGTGGTGACTTCCAAACTTGCGTCGAATGGTCACTGCTGTTATCTGATTCCAAAAGTTGCTTCTCTAACAGAGACCGTAGCTTTAGACATAGAAACTCAAGATATGATGCATTTGGATCCAGTGCAAATTCTGAAACATTCATATAGCACTTATAAGTTTCAAAGTCCATAACAAGGCTACATGAGATAAATTAAGAACACCAAACTAACTAAATTTGCAGAGCAACAGTGCAAGAAAAGAACATGTGGTTAATTCTGCGTTGTCCATGTACAGAACTGACAAGTAATAACATAATTCACGTTTTATCTATTATCTTGATTAttatctctcataagcaaaacaaatCTAGAGAAAAGCCAAAGTAAGATATTCACATGTGCCTGGTGATAAGACCACCATGCCATATTGCCATTGAACCTAGTGTCTCTAGTAATTCTAATTCAAGGATTGATCCGGCTATTTGCTACCATGGGTAAGACAGAATCATACAAACTGTGGTTCTAGAATTTCTGGGTTTAGTCGGCAACTTTGACAAAGATGAGTAGCTCATTATTTTCTACTGTAAATCTATATCACCAACAGAACACAGCTTGAAGGTTCTTGGCAAACACAAGATCATTTTGGGCCAAACTTTTCTCACTGGACAATCAAATTATTCAAAAGGGACTTGTGGAGATAGATCGCTTACGCCCGGTGAGGCCGACGCCCATGCCCTCCTCCATGCGCTGTTCGTCGTGAAAGCAGACGCTGCACGCGCCGCCATCGACCACGACCATGGCCTGCCGGTGGTACGGGCACAGCCGTTCCGCCTCCCGGAAAGCCTGCGTGATGCAGGCCCCGCAGTCCGGCGAGCTCCCGTCGGGGAGCCAGTAGCAGTAGGCCGACGCGATGACCCTATCGGGACGCTCGCCGGCGTTGTTGCCGGAAGAGCACTTGCAGGAGGACGCGTTTGCCTGGGTGGGAAGGGTGGCGCCGAGACGCCGCAGGTTGGTCTCGTAGGCGCTGCCGGGAGCGTACGTGCCCTGCGCACCGCACGTGTGACCGGGCGGCGGGGCGTCGCGGCGGAAAT contains:
- the LOC119278027 gene encoding receptor-like protein 12, coding for MKHLHPVGLLLSCSCLLLCAVAPVRADTRREVEALVRWKASLSGADESLGPWSMANSTSLCRSTHITCDPAGHIIELDLAYTILNGTLDKLDFSAFPHLRSLTLIQNGLFGTIPAGIGNLTSLFTLTIMENPYLRGRIPCSIGQLKQLSYLQLEALGLDSTLPEEIGNLTSLMVLSINLVTLAGSIPPTIGMLMKLQMLSLTGNNLTGSIPMEIGNMTGLQNIYLHENYLGGQLPGTISHLVKLHYLDLSENQLVGHIFPGLGNSSLLEVVHIANNNFSGAFPSSICVKGALWAVNAEYNGFTGIHPQAFQNCTTLGNVDFTANNIFAELSDCFSEHPGRLYSMAFSQNQLHGTLLTDQGEDFLCNRTNLYFLDLSNNALHGGLSKCFWDLPSGRYLDLSSNSFSGVVPFSRTCQDYLKYLLLANNNFTGAFPLGLKTCKKLSVLDLGGNNFSGTIPSWVSMSLPELNFLRLSSNMFDGIIPHEILQFRQLQVLDLSKNMLTGPIPDDFRNFTGMAQEQNYSDFTYNEKYSYQVEIQIVWKNVDHLYTMVIAGMAGIDLSGNSLSQEIPNGLTTLLGLRYLNLSGNHLSGYIPGEIGNLVLLESLDLSRNQLRGQIPPSFADLKSISTLNLSTNCLSGRIPMGDQLRTLDDPSIYSNNLGLCGSPLEDCVSSSTPTQAETSLDEDRETLWFYCFVAAGFISGFWLYLGFLFRSETWRYSFYQYVDNMQAKVTKKIRSCISCFQVKGPE